CCCAGGCGGACACGTCGTCAACGGAAAGACCGTGGTCGCCGAGGAAACCCGCGACGTCGTCGCCGAGGTAGCGGCCCACGAAGCCGGGGACCTCGGCACTGAGCACGATCTCGAATCCGTCCGCGCCGATGTCCCAACCCATGGCGTGCAACGAGTCCGGGTAGAGATGACTGCGGGAGTCCAGCACGTCGGGCCCGCTCGGGTTCAGCTTCCGAGCCCGTTGCTCGCCGACCGCGACCACCGCGGCCGCGCCGTCACCGAACAGTGCACCGGCCACCAGCGTCGGCATCGAGGGATTGTGTTTGCGGGTCAGCGAACACAACTCGACAGACACCAGGACCGCGACCTTGTCGGGCGCGCCCCGCAGATAGTCGTTGAGCCGGGCGATGCCGGCGGCACCGGCCACACAGCCCAGTCCGAAGATCGGGATGCGGCGCACGTCGGGACGCAGCCCGAGCCGCCCGGCGATGCGGGCATCCAACGAGGGAACCGCGGCGCCCGTGACCGTGGTGGTCACGATCAGATCGACGTCCTGCGGGCTCAGGCCCGCCTCGTCCAACGCCCCGGACAGTGCGGCGCAGCCCAGTTCGGTTGCGTGCTCGATGAACAGGCTGTTGCTCTCACCGAAATCGTCGAGCCCGGCGTATCGCTCGAGCGGCAGGACCAGATATCTGCTGTTCACTTTCGCGCTCTTGTGCAGGGCCCGAACCACGTCCTCGACGTCGGCGTATCCCGGCAGGTCCAGCAGGGCGCCGGTGACCTCGTCCTGGGTATATCGATGCGGAGGCAGGACAGCATGGACGCCGGCAATCGTGCTGTGGCTGGGCATTCTGGCGACGTTAATTCCCATACCCGTACAACGGGGGCCTACCTTCGGCGGTTCAACGCTGCCCCGGTCAATCCGGGTTCATCCACGGTGACGCTTGTCACGCGCCGGCACACCATTGGGGCCCTCGATCGAGCGCGCATACGTGCCGACGGTGAACGCGATCGCCGATCCCATGATCCCGAGCGCACGCGCATCGACGTTGTCGATGGTGTCGCGCGCGGTGTGATAGTTCGGGTCGAAGGCCACTGCCGCCCGCCCGCCCCACAACCTGGCCTGGACCTCGGTCTTGCGCTGCGACGATCCCGTGGTCGCGCCCCCGATCGGCACCCCGGCCTGCAGGAACGGGTGATAGTCGGTGTTGGGACTGATCGGCATGTCCGCGGGCCGCGCCCCGGCCAAGTTGAGGTAACCGGCCATGGTCCGCTCGATGCCTGCCGACCCTTCGGGGATCGCCTTGGGGTCGGTGGCCTGGCCGGACTGGTCACCGTCATAGGTGAAGAACCCGGCGTTCGGCGAACCGACCATGTCGAAGTTCAGGTACAGCGCGAGATCGTCGAGCTGGTCCAAGGGCAGGTTGCGCACATACTGCTTCGACCCGTCCAACCCCATTTCCTCGGCACCCCAGAAGGCGAACCGCACCGCGTTGGTTGCCTTCGGCGAACTACCCAGCTGCAGTGCGGTTTCCAGTACCGCGGCCACGCCGGATCCGTTGTCGTTGATACCCGGGCCCCCGCCGACGCTGTCCAGGTGCGCGCCCACGAGCACCACGTCGGACGTCGACCCCGTCTTGGTCTGCGCAGTCACGTTCCGGGATTTGACCATCTCGGCTTTGCCGTCGAGGGTCAGGCGAACCGGCGCGCTCGTGCGTCGCAGCGCCGCATCAGCGTTTTCGTCGATGACGCCGACCGGGACGGTGAGTTCGCGGTAGTAGCCGGTACTGAACAGCCCGCCCGGAGCGGGCTGATGCCCGGTGTTGACCACCAACACGCCCACCGCGCCCTTGGCCAGCGCGGTGTTCTGTTTGACCACAACCGAACACCCGGTGTCATCGACCACCGCGATGGCGCCGGAGATGTTCAACGACCCGTAATCGGTGGCGGCGCAGCCGGACGGCTTGCCCGGGCGCAGCGTCGGGGCGTTGAGCCCGCCGGGCGCCGTCGTCACCAGCATCGACGCCTGATCCACCTGGTAGTCGGTCCCCGACACGGTCAGCGCGGGCTTACCTCCGCGCATCGCGCCCATGCGCTCGAACTCCGGCGTCTGTACGTCGAAGCCCTTGTCCCGCAGCAGCTGTGCCACATAGTCGACGCTGGCGTCATAGCCGGGACTGCCGACGGCCCGGTTCCCGTCATGTGCGTCGGCGATCTCCTGGAGCTTGCGCAGGTGGGCGAACATCGCGTCGACGGTGATCTCGCCCGCCAGTTCCTGAGGTTCGACGGCCTTCGGCGACGGCTGCGCCGAGCATCCCGCGAGTGCGGCACCGAGCAGTAAGACAGCGAGTCGGCGTGCCGTCACTGCGCGGTGATCTGATGGCGCGTGCGGTCGGAGCGGACCGGTAAACCGTTGCGGCCGCGCTGATCTTGGGCATATAGCCCGACAGCAAATGCGACGCCCTCACCATGTATCTGCAGTGCATCCCGGTTCACGTGGTCAAGGGTATCGGTGTTCTTGTGGTAGTTCGGGTCGAACGGTTGATCCACCTCGCCGGACCACAATTTGGCTTCCTCGGCGTCCATCTTGTCCTCCGCGCCGGAGAACAGCCCACCGGCAGGTATCCCCGACAAGGTGAAGCCGTCATAGTCGGATCTGCCGTCAAAACTGGTGTCGCGCGGTGTCTTTCCCGCATCTTTCAGATAGGCCGCCAGGGTGCGCTCGATGCCCGCCGAGCCTTCGGGGACACGCGGGCGGCCCTGCTCGTCCAGCGGTGCGGACTGGTCGCCGTCGTAGGTGAAGTAGCCCGGGTTGGGTGAACCGAGCATGTCGAAATTCAGGTACATGGCAATGTCTTTGAGCGCTTCGGTGTCCAGGGATTCGACGTAGTTGGTCGATCCCAGCAAACCTTCCTCCTCGCCGCCCCAGAAGCCGAACCGCACCGCGTTCGCCACCTGCGGCGAATCGCCCAGCTGCAACGCGGTTTCCAGCACAGCGGCGACCCCCGAACCGTTGTCGTTGATGCCGGGGCCCTCCGGAACGCTGTCGAGGTGCGCCCCGACCATCACCACGTCCGACGTCGAGCCGGTCTTGGTCTGGGCGATGATGTTGCGGGTGTGCTCGACGCGCACACCCGCGACGAGCTTGAGGGTGGTGGGTCCGGGCGCATTGCGCAGCCGGGTGCCCTCGTCCTTGGTCACGCTGACCACCGGGATCTTGACGTCCGTGTTGCGCCCCAGTGTGCCGCCCATCTTCTCGTCGTTGTTGGTGTTGACGACGATCATCGCGACAGCGCCACGCTCGGCGGCCGCGGCCTGCTTGTCGCCGAAGGGGCAGGAACCGCGGTCGACCAGCACCACCGCTCCGGCCACCGGCAGTCCGTCGTAGTCGGCGGCCTGACATCCCGGGGTGTCTTCCACCTTCGCCGGCACCAGCGGCGCGGACACCCCCTCCTGTGTGGTGCCGATGGTGAACTCCAGCGGTTTTGCGGTGACGGACTGACCGCCGACGGTGACCTGCGGATCCTCGGCGAACGGCAACCGCACCTCGAACTCCGGGGTTTGCACGTCAAAGCCCTTGTCGCGCAGCGCGCCGGCGACGTAGTCCACGCTCGCGTCGTACCCAGGAGTGCCCAACGCGCGGTTGCCGTTGTTGGCGTTGGCAATGTCCTGCAGCTTGCTCAGGTGCCCCATCATGGCGTCGGTCGACACCCGCTCCCGCAATTGGTCGCCGAACTGCGCCGCGGCCGATGAGGACTCTTGGGACTGCTGCCCATCGGTCTGCAATTCGGTCTTTGCATCACAGCCGGCCAGCCCCACGGTCAGCGCCAGCGCGCCGAGAACCGCCCCCGTCGAAGTACGTCGCATTGCACCCACGGTAGCTGCTCGCACGAACGGCCCGGCGAATAAATCGGTTGCCTGGGGATTTGCTGTGATGGCATGGTGTTTCCCGGCGCCGACAGGGAGGCAGGCCGAGCGGGATACCGCAACGTTTCTGCATGTTGCCGGCGGCGCCATGGCACAGGTAAAGGGCCTGAGGTTCGAATCCTCTCCTACAACCCCGATACCGCCGCCGGAGTCACGCAGTCGACGGCCTTGTGGCCCACACCCGCCGGTACGGGGGTGTGACGCCCCGCCCGAGCTTGCGTCCGGCGGCGGTATCCCTTTGCTGCACAGACACATACACCGGAAGGAGGACACGACATGAGTATCTTCACGTTCAACCGAATCACTGTTTCCGCAGGCCAGTGCGCACTGGAGTACCGGGACGGCACGCTGGGTCGTGTCCTGCCCCCGGGCCGTCACCGCATTGATGTGGCGGCCTCGGTGGTGCGTGTCGAGATGCGCGAGCAGGTACTGACGCTGGCGCCGCAGGAGGTGCTGACCTCGGATGCCGTGTCGCTGCGGATCTCCGTCGCGCTGCAGTTCAAGGTGAGCGACGCCGTGGCCTACGTGGAGGCGGCGGCCGATCCGATGGCCGCGGTGTACCTGGCCGCACAGATCGCGCTGCGCGATCTGGCCGCCGGGGCAACCGCCGACGAGGTGATGCAGCGCGGCAACCGCATTGATGCCGACGCGATCGCCGCGGCGGCCCGCGCGGCCGGTGCGCGTACCGGTGTCGAGGTGATCGGGGCCTTCGTCAAGGACGTGATCATCCCGGCCGAGATCCGCGCCGCGGCAATGCAGCTGGCGACGGCCAAGGCCACCGGTGCGGCGAAGCTGGAGGCGGCCCGCGCCGAGACCGCGGCGCTGCGTGCGCTGGCCAATGCCGGCAAGCTGCTGGACGCGCACCCGGCCCTGGCTCAGCTACAGCTGGTCCAGCGCGTGCCGTACGGCTCGAAGGTGGTGCTGGCTCTCGGTGACGCGAGCGGTGCCGCGGATGTGGCGTCTGACCCGGAGTAAATCCGGGTCAGGCGTCACGCCTGTTCAGCACCACCGCGGCGGCGATGAACGCCACCGCCACCCACACCAGGAAATAGACCAGCGAGCCCATCTCGCCCCACGGCATGGCGTACGTCGGGAACAGCCACTCCACGTGAAGGAACGTGAACATGTTGGCGAACGGCAACCAGGGACCTGTCTGGGGGCCGGAGTTGGGCATGTTGCCCAGCAGTGGTTCGGCCACGAGCGGCCACAGCAGCAGGACTGCCACCGCGCCGGCCGCGAATCGCACGAGCGCACCGACGGCCACCCCGAGCACCGCGGCCAGAGCGGCATACAACGCGAACCCGCCGGCCACCCGCCAGGTCGCCGGGTTGGACATCGACAGCTGCGTGCCGACCACCGGATCGGCGACCATCCGGGCCACCAGCACCGAGGCCAGCACCATCACCACCGCGCATACCGAGGAAAACGCCGCGCACACCACCGCTTTGGCGGTCAGTACCTGTGTACGGTTCGGTGTGGCCAGCAAGGTGGTGCGGATCAGCCCGCTGCGGTATTCGCCGGTCATCGTCATCGAGGACAGCACCATCAGCACCGGAACCCCGAACACCGCGACACCCAGTGCGGCCTTCGACGGAGACAGCGCGGTGTAGTGGTGTGCGGTCATGCCCTGCATGGCGGCCAGGCCGAGGCTGAACACCGCCACCCCGACCACCGACCACAGCGGGGAGCGGGTGGTGGACAGTTTGATGCGCTCGGCGTCGAGCGCGGCCAGCGCGCTCATGCCTGGGCCGCCCGGTAGTCGACCGCGTCGTCGGTGAGTTTCAGATACGCCTCCTCCAGCGAGGCCTGACGCTGGCTCAGTTCGTGCAGGGTGACGGCATTGCGCGCGGCGAGGTCGCCGATCACCTCGATGGCCGCGCCGTGCACCGCCAGCGCATCGCCGTCGGCGGCGGCCTCCACCTCGAACCCGGCATCGGTGAGGACCTCGCGCAGCGTCTCCAGCTGCGGGCTGCGCACCCGGACGGTGTCGGCGGACGTGCCGCTGACGAACTCACTGACGGTGGTGGAGGCGATCAGCTTGCCCTGCCCGATCACCACCAGGCGATCGGCGGTGTTGGCCATCTCGGCCAGCAGATGACTGGACACGAACACCGTCCGGCCCTCGGCGGCCAACTTCCGCATCAGGGTGCGGACCCAGTGGATGCCCTCGGGGTCCAGACCGTTGACCGGTTCGTCGAACAGCAGCACCGGCGGATCACCCAGCAGTGCGGCGGCGATACCGAGCCGCTGGCTCATGCCCAGCGACAGCGTCCCGGCGTTGCGGTCGGCCACAGAGGTCAGTCCGACCGTCTCGAGCACCTCGTCGACCCTGGCCGGCGCAATCCGGTTGGCCGCGGCGATCCATCGCAGGTGGTTGCGTGCCGAGCGGTTCGGATGGGCCTGACGCGCGTCGAGCAGGGCGCCGACCGTGCGCAGCGGATCACGCAGCTCGCGGTATTGCTTGCCGCCGATCGTCGCGGTCCCGGTGTTGGGATGGTCCAGTCCGAGGATCAACCGCATGGTGGTGGTCTTGCCCGCGCCGTTGGGCCCGAGGAATCCGGTCACCCTGCCCGGTTCGACGGTGAACGTCAGATCGTCGACAGCGCGGTGAGACCCATAAAGTTTTGTCAGCCCGGTCAGTTCGATCATCACCGCCATCATTGCAGGCGGTGTCGTTGTTACTGCTCAGGTTCAGTTCAACTGAACATTCCGGTCACATCGGACTCGGTGCTGGAGAGTGTGTCGATGCCCTGGTGGACAGCCGCGCACAGCTTGTCCAGCGCCGCCGCCTCTTCGTCGGCTTCCTTGTTCCACTCGGTGTACTGCTGGTTGAACTGCTCCGAGGCGGCGCCGCTCCACATCCCGCGAATATCCGACACCAACGCGGTCTCTTCCTCCAGGATCTGTTTGACCTTGGCGGCCTCGGCATCCAGCTCGGCGGCCAGTTGCTTCGTCCGCTCGAACTGGACGGCGATATCGGTGCTCATTCGGAAACCTTCCGACTCAGATGTTCATGGACTGGGCGAGCGAGCCGGCAGCGCTACTGTCGGTTCCCTCGTACGCCGCAATCGCTTCATCGAGGAGGTGCGACATCTCGACCTCTTCCCGGCGGACGTCTGACGCCTGCGTGAGGTAGTTCGAGAGGGCGGACTGCACAGCGGAGCCCGACGCTCCCGTCCAGGTCGCGGCGAACTCACCGGCGATCTCAGTCACCCGGCGCTCGTGCTGTGCGCGCTCCTGTGCGAACTTCGCCAGCTGCTCGGACTTCTTTCGAAGCTCGTCTCCATTCACCCCGAGAGTCATGGAAAAGATTGTTGCACGCCACGGTCAGCCGTGATCGCACCAATTTCGCGTGGGGACCTCTAGGACATGCGCGGTAAGGCGGTGACCGTCGCGAGCTCCTTGGCGCCGTCGAACCGCAACAATTGCAGCGCGAGGTCGCTCTCGGGTGCCCGCATCGACGACAGGTATTCGAGCATGATCCCCTCGCGTAGGGCCCACGGACTCACCTCTGCCTCGTCGATGCCCAGGCAGCGCATCGTTTCGAACGCCACCACGGCGCCGCCGAGCACCTGCCAGGCCCGAGCCGGGCGGATCCCGCGGAATTGCGCGCGGTCCTGCACGTCGACGGCCATCATGTCGCGGATCGAGCGGCGGATCTGCTCAATGGTCACCGTCCGCCGGATGAACGGGCCCTTGCGGCCGCAGGCGGCGCCGCCGAACCGGGCCAGTTGTTTGAACGTCTTGGAGGTCGCGATCACGCGGCGGGGCGTGCCCTCCCACTGCACCCGGCCGGCGCCCAGCGGCAGCGAGACGGCAAGCTCGGGTACCGCGTCGCGACCGAAGGCGAGTTCCATTGAGCCGCCGCCGATATCGATGTTCAGCAGGCGGCCGGCCTGCCATCCGTACCAACTGCGCACGGCAAAATACGTGAGCTTGGCCTCCTGCTCACCGGTGAGGAATCTCAGCCGGGTCCCGGTCTCCGCAGCGACCGCCTCCAGCACCTCCTCGCGGTTGTCGGCATCGCGGATCGCCGCGGTGACGAAGGGATACAGCTGATCGACATGCAACGCCCGTGCCGCGTCGACCGCGGTGCGGACCGCGGCAACGATCCGGTCCAGGCCACGCTGTCCGATCGCCCCGTCCGCGGTGGCCTCCTGGCCGAGCCGGGTGGGTATCTTCACGCCGCGCAACGGCAACGGCGGCGCGCCGGCGAGCGCATCCACCACCTGCAACTGTGCCGCGTTGGAGCCGACGTCGAGAACTCCCAACCTCATGCCGCTGGATACCCGCAACGGGCGGGCTGAAACGGCGCGGGGCCGTCGGCTCAGATATCGGCTCGGGCCTGCGCCGACACCAATTCGGCGACGGCCCGCATGCCCGCGGCGTTCGGGTGCAGCGGCGCGGGCCGGCCGCGTCCACGGCTCGGCCGACCAGGCATGATGCGTCGTACTGGCCTGCGCGACGCGCACCCAGCCACAGTCCGTCCGCGTGGCGGCCTCTCCGGTGAGCCGTTCCAGCGTGGCCGCGACGTGCCGCCCGAGCGCCGCCTCGGCCTCCGACAGCGGCGAGGCGGCGACGCCCTCCGGCGGCAGCATCGTCAGGTAATCCACGAACAGCACGCGGGCTCGCGGTGCGCGCTGCCGGATCTCACGCCCGACCGTCACCAGGGCCTCGGCCACCTCCGCCAGCGCGGCCTCCCGCGCGTCGGGATCCAGCAGGCCGCGAAGGAACGGCCCCAGCAGCGGCAGGGACCGGGTGAAGCGCGGCAGCGCCGCCGCCATCAACGACGGCACGTAGCCGGCGTCGTTGCCGCCGATCGTCACCGTCACGAGGGCTTCGGATCCGTCGAGTGCATCGATCTGCGGTGGCGCCCCGTTCTGACGATCACGCAGGACGTGCGCGGTGGTGGCCCCGGAGTACGTCACATCGACCAGGTCCAGCCCGAGCTGATCGGCCACCAGATGCGGATAGTTGAGCGCCGAACGGCCCGCCCGCCACGGCGCACCCTCGGCCGACGGCTTGATGCCCGGCCCGGCAGCCATCGAACTACCCAGGGCCACATAGCGCTTCATAACACCCGGCGCCCAGATCACAGAGCCGGACTCGACGCCTGCGCCCAGAACCGCTTCGGAATCCGACCGGCCTGCCGGGCCAGATACCCGGCCGTGACGGCTGCAGACATCGCCGCGGCCATGGTCGGCGGATCGGAAGCCCGGGTGACGGCGGTGGCCAACAGAACGGCGTCACAACCCAATTCCATCGCCAACGCGGCATCGGAAGCCGTGCCGATCCCGGCGTCCAGCACCACCGGCACGCCGGCCTGCTCGACGATCATCTCGATGTTGTGCGGGTTGGAGATGCCCAGGCCGGTGCCGATCGGCGAGCCCAGCGGCATCACCGCGGCACACCCGGTGTCCTCCAAGCGGCGGGCCAGCACCGGGTCGTCGTTGGTGTAGGGCAGCACGACGAACCCGTCGTCGACCAATTGTTCTGCGGCCTTGACCAATTCGATCGCATCGGGCAACAGCGTGCGCTCGTCGGCGATCACTTCGAGTTTGACCAGGTCGGTGCCCAGCGCCTCGCGGGCCAGCTGCGCGGTGAGCACTGCCTCGGCCGCACCGCGGCAGCCCGCGGTGTTGGGCAGCGCGGCAATTCCCAGCCGGTTGAGCAGGTCGAGCACCCCGGTGCCGGTCTCGGCGTCCACCCGTCGCATCGCCACGGTCGTCAGCTCGGTCCCCGAGGCCACCAGGGCCTCTTCCAGCACAGCCAGGTTCGGTGCCCCGCCGGTGCCCATGATCAGCCGGGAACCGAACTCGCGGCCACCGATCTTCAAGACGGAGTCAGCCACCCTGGACCGCCGTCACGACCTCCACCCGGGCACCTTCGGACAATGTCCGGTCCCATTCGGAGCGGGGCAGCACCGACCAGTCCAGCGCGACGGCGATGCCCTTGTCCGGGAAACCCCGGGTTTCCAGCAGACCCTCGATGGTGGTCTGCTCGTCCACTTCGAGGGTCTCGTTGTTGACCGTGATGGTGATCATCTGACTCCCACACCCACTTCGAGTTCAGCCGCGATCCGCTCGGCGGTCCACGGCGCCAACAGAAATCCGTTCCGGCCATGCCCCACGGCCACCAAAGTGCGATCGTCGACCCGCTCGACGATCGGCAACCCGTCCGGCGTCATCGGCCGCAGCCCCGCCGCGGTCTCGGCCAGTTCGTACTCGCCGAGCGCGGGCACCACCGCGCACGCGTCCTCGAGAAGGTCCCGCACCCCACGCACCACGGGCGCGGTGTCTCGGCCGTGCTCGTACTGGGTGGCGCCGACGACCACGCCGTCGGCACGCGGCACCAGGTACACCGGCCGTCCGTGCACCCGGGCCCGGATCACGCGCTGCGGCACGGGCATACAGCCTTTGCGCCACCGCAGCCGTAGGACTTCACCCTTGACCGGACGCACCGGCAGGCCGGGCAGGAGCTTCGGGGCGTCGATGCCGTTGGCGATCACGAGCGCGTCGACGTCTCGCACTTCATCGAGGTTCTCGACCGGCCCGGCCCACCGCACGGCCAACCGCTCACAATGCGCGGCCAAGCCGTCAACCACGGCGCGGTTGTCCACGGCGAGTTCGGTGGTGGCCCGGAACCCGTGCCGGATACCCTGCGCCAACAGTGGTTCCACGTCCCGAGCGGCCGTGGTCGGTTCGACCGGCTGCCCCTGGTCCGAAAGCCAGTCGGCGACGGTACGCAGATCGGCCACGTCGGCGCGGTCCACAGCCACCACGAGGGATTCGCGGGCGGTGACGACCTCGGGCGGCAATCCTTCGAGGAATCCCGAGTGCCACAGTTTCAGCGATTCCAGACCGATCTGCAGGATCTGCTCTTCGCCCGGCCAGCCCTCGCTGTGCGGGGCCAGCATGCCGCCGGCCACCCACGAGGCGCCGCGCTCGGCGGTGCAGTGCAGCCGGACCGTCCAGCCGTCCAGCGCAGCCCGGCGTGCGACAGACAACCCGATGACGCCGCCGCCGATGACGGCAAGTGTCCTGGCTCCTCCGAGTGCCATATCCGCTCCCTTCGCCGGCATGACCCGGATCAGGTGTGACGGTCAGGGCCGGTCCGAATGCCCACTCTCAGCCCCACGTCCCCGGGGCTCCCGTATTGCCAGTCCAGGGTACTCGGGCGGTACCGGCTAGGTTCGCGGTGTGGAATCACCCATCGACCGTTTGCAGCGCGCCACCCTGTACCTGTGCACCGACGCCCGACGGGAGCGTGGTGACCTGGCCGAATTCGCCGACGCCGCGCTGGCCGGCGGGGTGGATCTGATCCAGCTGCGGGACAAGGGGTCGCCCGGGGAGAAGCAGTTCGGACCGCTGGAGGCACGTCAGGAGCTGGCGGCGCTGGAGGTCCTGGCCGACGCGGCACGGCGTCACGGTGCGTTGCTGGCGGTCAACGACCGCGCCGACATCGCCCTGGCTGCCGGGGCCGACATCCTGCATCTCGGACAGGACGATCTGCCGCTGGGGGTCGCCCGCGGCATCATCGGCGAGCGTCCGGTGATCGGCCGCTCCACCCACGACGCCGAGCAGGCCGCGGCCGCCATCGATGAGCAGGTCGACTATTTCTGTGTCGGGCCGTGCTGGCCCACCCCTACCAAGCCGGGCCGGTCGGCCCCGGGTCTGGACCTCGTGCGCTCGACGGCCGCGCTGAATCCGGCCAAACCCTGGTTCGCCATCGGCGGGATCGATCAGCAACGGCTGCCCGAGGTGCTGGCCGCCGGGGCCCGGCGCATCGTGGTGGTCCGCGCGATCACCGCGGCCGAGGATCCCCGCGCCGCGGCCGCGGAATTGAAGGATGCCGTCAACCGTGCCTATTGATGCCGATTGACATTCAGCGGCAGGGACGCCGTCACCACGCGCAGCTGCTGCCAGCTGGCGGCGAAACCGGGGTGCAGCGGCAGATCGGCGACCTCGTCCTCGGCCACCCAGCGCAACTCCGAGCTCTCCCGGTTGGGGATGGTCTCCAGCGGTGCGGGCACGTCGGCGATCACCGTGGTGTAAGACCAGTGCGTGCCGCCGATGCCGGCCACCTCGGCCGTCACCACGGTGGTCCGCACGGTGAGCTGCTCGGCCGTCACCCCGGCTTCCTCATTGGCCTCCCGGACCGCGGCCTGCTCGGCGGTCTCGTGACTGTCGCGGGCACCTCCGGGCAACGCCCAGGTTCCGCCCTGATGACTCCACGGGGCCCGGTGTTGCAGCAGCACCGCGGCCGATCCGCCCGGCCACGGTGCCCGCAGTAACAAGCCAGCCGCGCCGTGGCGCCCCCAATAGCGGGCGCCGTTGTCGGAGAACACCCAGCCGTCACCGTCGCCACGCACCCGTACAGGATAAGGAACGCCGCGAGTTTCGCCTGCCCCCAATTTCTCCGCGAGCCTAAGCGCGGCGCTCTTAGAATTTTTTTATAGTGGTGGGACAGCCGTAAGCACCGAAACTAAATGAGGTCCGTGCGCAGGTGACTGTGGAGTTGGCACATCCCTCGACCGAACCGCTGGCGTCCCGGTCGCCGACCACTCCTGCCCATCCGCGGTGGTGGTTTCTGTGGACCACCCCCGGACGCATCCTGACGATCGGTGTGGTGCTCGCGGGGCTGGTCATCGCCAGCGCGTTCGCGACATCGACGACGATCAACGACCGCCAGCAGGCGCTGACCACGGTGCTGGACCACACCGAGCCACTGGCCTTTGCCGCCGGCCAGCTCTACACCACGTTGTCGGTGGCCGACGCCGCGGCGGCCACGGCCTTCATCGCCGGAGCCGAACCCCGCGACGTGCGTCAGCGGTACGAGCAGGCCATCACCGACGCCTCGGTGGCGGTGACGCGGGCGTCGAGCGGGCTGACCGACGAGACACTGGTGCAGCTGCTCGGGCGGATCAACGCGCGGCTGGCCGTCTACACGGGGCTGGTGGAAACGGCCCGCACCAACAACCGGGCCGGCAATCCCGTCGGCTCGTCATACCTGTCGGAGGCCTCGGCGCTGATGCAGTCGCAGATCCTGCCCGACGCGCAACGGCTGTACGAGGAGACCTCGGCCCGGGTGGACGCCGAGACGACGGCCTCCACCCGAATCCCGGCCGCGGTGATGTTGGTGGTGCTGGCCACGTTGATGTTCGGCGCGTTCGCCAACCGCTGGCTCGCGCGGCGCACCCGGCGGCGGGTGAACATCGGATTCGTGGCCGGCGGCATGGCGGTGCTGATCATGCTGGTCTGGGTGACCACGGCGCTGGTGATCTCGACATCGGACAGCCGCAGCGCCAAG
This genomic window from Mycolicibacterium neworleansense contains:
- a CDS encoding Ppx/GppA phosphatase family protein, with the protein product MRLGVLDVGSNAAQLQVVDALAGAPPLPLRGVKIPTRLGQEATADGAIGQRGLDRIVAAVRTAVDAARALHVDQLYPFVTAAIRDADNREEVLEAVAAETGTRLRFLTGEQEAKLTYFAVRSWYGWQAGRLLNIDIGGGSMELAFGRDAVPELAVSLPLGAGRVQWEGTPRRVIATSKTFKQLARFGGAACGRKGPFIRRTVTIEQIRRSIRDMMAVDVQDRAQFRGIRPARAWQVLGGAVVAFETMRCLGIDEAEVSPWALREGIMLEYLSSMRAPESDLALQLLRFDGAKELATVTALPRMS
- the thiS gene encoding sulfur carrier protein ThiS — encoded protein: MITITVNNETLEVDEQTTIEGLLETRGFPDKGIAVALDWSVLPRSEWDRTLSEGARVEVVTAVQGG
- a CDS encoding NUDIX hydrolase, with protein sequence MRGDGDGWVFSDNGARYWGRHGAAGLLLRAPWPGGSAAVLLQHRAPWSHQGGTWALPGGARDSHETAEQAAVREANEEAGVTAEQLTVRTTVVTAEVAGIGGTHWSYTTVIADVPAPLETIPNRESSELRWVAEDEVADLPLHPGFAASWQQLRVVTASLPLNVNRHQ
- the thiO gene encoding glycine oxidase ThiO, encoding MALGGARTLAVIGGGVIGLSVARRAALDGWTVRLHCTAERGASWVAGGMLAPHSEGWPGEEQILQIGLESLKLWHSGFLEGLPPEVVTARESLVVAVDRADVADLRTVADWLSDQGQPVEPTTAARDVEPLLAQGIRHGFRATTELAVDNRAVVDGLAAHCERLAVRWAGPVENLDEVRDVDALVIANGIDAPKLLPGLPVRPVKGEVLRLRWRKGCMPVPQRVIRARVHGRPVYLVPRADGVVVGATQYEHGRDTAPVVRGVRDLLEDACAVVPALGEYELAETAAGLRPMTPDGLPIVERVDDRTLVAVGHGRNGFLLAPWTAERIAAELEVGVGVR
- the glnX gene encoding protein kinase G-activating protein GlnX; this translates as MTVELAHPSTEPLASRSPTTPAHPRWWFLWTTPGRILTIGVVLAGLVIASAFATSTTINDRQQALTTVLDHTEPLAFAAGQLYTTLSVADAAAATAFIAGAEPRDVRQRYEQAITDASVAVTRASSGLTDETLVQLLGRINARLAVYTGLVETARTNNRAGNPVGSSYLSEASALMQSQILPDAQRLYEETSARVDAETTASTRIPAAVMLVVLATLMFGAFANRWLARRTRRRVNIGFVAGGMAVLIMLVWVTTALVISTSDSRSAKETAAESLKTVTNLAITAQQARADETLALIRRGDENLRKQSYYQRIEAMQQQLAQYLARDTGIDKSDLTGAEELLTKWRAADDRINAYIAVGNYQAATQVALGTGEDDSTSAFDKLDNALSKGIEQSRSQLRNDIANARRVLSGATVGAALLSVAAALAVALGLWPRLSEYR
- the thiE gene encoding thiamine phosphate synthase, translated to MESPIDRLQRATLYLCTDARRERGDLAEFADAALAGGVDLIQLRDKGSPGEKQFGPLEARQELAALEVLADAARRHGALLAVNDRADIALAAGADILHLGQDDLPLGVARGIIGERPVIGRSTHDAEQAAAAIDEQVDYFCVGPCWPTPTKPGRSAPGLDLVRSTAALNPAKPWFAIGGIDQQRLPEVLAAGARRIVVVRAITAAEDPRAAAAELKDAVNRAY
- the thiG gene encoding thiazole synthase (functions in thiamine (vitamin B1) biosynthesis; in Bacillus subtilis this enzyme catalyzes the formation of thiazole from dehydroxyglycine and 1-deoxy-D-xylulose-5-phosphate and ThiS-thiocarboxylate), with the translated sequence MADSVLKIGGREFGSRLIMGTGGAPNLAVLEEALVASGTELTTVAMRRVDAETGTGVLDLLNRLGIAALPNTAGCRGAAEAVLTAQLAREALGTDLVKLEVIADERTLLPDAIELVKAAEQLVDDGFVVLPYTNDDPVLARRLEDTGCAAVMPLGSPIGTGLGISNPHNIEMIVEQAGVPVVLDAGIGTASDAALAMELGCDAVLLATAVTRASDPPTMAAAMSAAVTAGYLARQAGRIPKRFWAQASSPAL